The genomic segment GACACCAAAACTGATTCTCCTATTATTGAGATCAGTATGGAGAAGCAGGATACGAAAGTTCAGGATAAGCCAAGGGTCAAACCTAAGCCGCCAGCGCCACCTGAGCAACCGCCTAAGCCGGAAACTACTCCGCCAGATACGTCATCAGATATTGATACGAATATGGCATTTAACATGAGTGGTGTAGTGGCTGGTGGTGCGAGCACAGGCTTTAAACTCGGTAATATGATGACGCGTGACGGCGACGCAACACCAATTGTACGTATTGATCCTCAGTACCCAATTGCTGCTGCTCGTGATGGTAAAGAAGGTTATGTACAACTTTCGTTTACTATTAACGAACTAGGCGGAATCGAAGACGTTAAAGTTATAAAAGCAGAACCTAAGCGTATTTTCGACAGAGAAGCAGTTAGAGCTCTGAAGAAATGGAAATACAAGCCTAAAATCATTGATGGTAAGGCGATGAAGGTTCCTGGCATGACAGTTCAACTTGACTTCACTTTAGATAAAGGAGGTAGATAATGCGTAAAGTAAATACAATAGCTAGTGCATTAATGCTGACTTTATGTAGTACTTCTTTATTGGCTGTTTCAACCGCGCAAGCTGCTGAAAAATGTCCAATCGAAGAGCGTCAATCAAGAGCTGTTGGTGCAAGTGCTGGTAAAAAAGTTCAAAGAGCATTTGAAAGATATACAGAAGGTCAACTTGACGAAGCCATTGAGATCTTACTCGAAGTCAATACAAAAAATGATTTCGACAAAGCTTATATTGGTCGCATGATTGGCTCTTTCTATGCTGAAAAAGGTCAAATGAGTACCGCTATTAAGTACTTAAAGACTGCTGTAGATGCTGATATTCTTGGTGGTACAGATCACGCTGCAACATTACGTTTGTATGCTGATTTATTACTTCAAGAAAAACAGTTTAAGGAAGCAATTCCTTACTACTACAAGTGGATGGATTTCACTTGTAAAGTTGACCCAATAGTATACCGCCGTGTTGGTATTGCTTACAGTGAACTTAAGCAGTGGGATAAAGTACTTGAAGTGGCTGACAAAGGTCTTTCCTTGATGGAAAAACCTGATAAAGGCCTTTATCAAATGAAATTGACTTCATACTTCAACCAAAAGAAGTATAAAGAGGCTGTAAAAGTACTAGAGATTATGGTGCCTTTATTCCAAGACGATAAACGTCTATGGGTTCAGCTTGCTCAGTTCTATTTGATGACTGAAGATTATACTAAATCTTTAGCAACTTATGATTTAGCTTATAAAAATGGTTTTCTTGAGACTGATGGTAACATCACTCGTTTAGCTCAACTTATGTCGCAAAATGGTGCGCCTTATAATGCTGCTAAAATTTATGAAAAGCATATGAAGTCTGGTTTGATTAAAGAGTCTGAAAAGTCTATTAAAATCTTAGCTGGTTTCTATCATAACGCTAAAGAGTTCAAGCAAGCAGCTAAACTATATGGTCAAGCTGCTGAGTTAACAGGAGATGCTGAGTTGTACCTTAAACAAGGTAAAATCTTAGCTATCGCTGAACAGCCTAAAGCTGCAATTCCAGTGTTTGAAAAAGCACTTGCAGCTGGTTTAGATGAGCCAGGTGATGCTGAACTTGAGCTAACGTTAGCTCACTTAAGCCTAAAGCAATACAAATCTGCTTATAAACGTGCAAATCGAGCTGCTAAACACAGCAAGACAAAACGTAGCGCAAATAGCTATATTTCTTATATCAAAGAAAAAGCACGTATCAACAACATTACTTTGTAAGTTTGTTGATATCGAAAAGCCCCTTATGGGGCTTTTTTTTTACTTTTCATTTATGGTTTATGTCTTAGGTAACTTGTTATTCTAAGTTACAATTTATCGTTAGAGATATTCACTAAATTTAGATAAATTACACATAATAACTACAAAGTATCGGATCATTTTTTGGTAATACGTTTATTACCATCCATAGGGAAATTATTATGCAAAAAACGCTACTCGCCGTATCAGTTTCATCACTTATGTTGTTGCAAGCTTGCAGTGAACCCGAAGCAACCTCAGCTCCTGCTAATACTGTGACAACAGAAACTGCAGCCAAAGCGGTTAAAGAGCAATCAGCTGAAGATATTTACAAAGCAATGGCTGACAATTATTTTAATGATGTACTTGCTTTAGAGCCTATCTACGCAACCTATGTTGGTGTTAATGATTACAATGACCAATTTGGTGGCGCGTTAACAGAAGAATATTTAAAACAGCGTCATGAGCTGAATTCAAAATACTTAAAACAAGCCAAAGCAATAGATGCTGATAAGTTACCTAAAAATCTGCAACTCAGCTTCGATATGTTTATTTATGATAGGCATATGGATCTTGTTGCTGAAAGTTATCCGGAACATTTCATGCCGATGAATCAGTTCTATAGCACTGTGATTAGCATGGTGCAATTGGGTAGTGGTGAAAGTGCGCAACCTTTTAAAACGGTAGAAGATTATCAAAACTGGTTAGGTCGCTTATCTGGCTTCATCAATTGGGTTAAGTTAGCTCAAGTAAGAATGGATGAAGGTATTAAGAGCAAAGTTGTACTGCCTAAAGTGCTTGTAGAAAGAATAATTCCACAACTTGATGCTCAGTTAGTTGAAACTGCCAGCGATAGTTTATTTTACACGCCAATTTCGTCTTTACCTGAAGACTTCAGTGACCAAGATAAAGCTGCGTTAACCAAGGAATATACTGCCCTTATCCAAGATGAGCTTCTACCTTCACTGACCCAATTAAGAGATTATTTTAAAGACACCTATTTACCGCATGCTCGCGCATCTGACGGTTGGTGGGGATTACCGAATGGCAAGGAATGGTATCAGACATTAGCTAATCGTCACACAACAACGACCATGCCTGTTGACGAAATCCATCAAATTGGTCTTTCTGAGGTAAGTCGAATTTTATCTGAAATGGATAAAGTGCGAGAGCAAGTTGGTTTTGAAGGCGATTTAACAGCATTTTTTGCATCGCTATCAAGCGAACCTGAATATTTCTTTGAAGATAGACAAGGTTTAATTGATGGGTACATGGCATTAAAAGACAGTATTAATAAAGAGCTGCCTAAGTACTTTAATGTCATGCCAAAAGCTGACTACATTGTTAAACCTGTTGAAAGCTTTAGAGAAAAATCAGCAGCAGGTGCTTCATATCAGTCGCCTGCGGTTGATGGTTCTCGTCCGGGTGTGTTTTATATCAATACTTATAATTTGAAGGCTCAACCTAAATGGGGTATGACGACTTTATCACTGCATGAAGCAGCTCCCGGACATCATTTCCAAATTGCGATTAAGCAAGAGTTAACTGGAATCCCTGAATTTCAACGTTTTCAAGGCTATACGGCATTTGAAGAAGGTTGGGCGTTATACGCTGAGTACTTAGGTATAGAAATGGGGTTATTCAAAGACCCGTATCAATATTTTGGTAAATTATCTGATGAAATGCTAAGAGCGATGCGTCTTGTTGTTGATACAGGCTTACATTCAAAAGGTTGGAGTCGTGAGCAAGCTATCCAGTATATGAAAGATAACTCTCCAATGGCAGAATCAGATATTGTTGCTGAAGTTGAGCGCTATATGGCGATTCCCGGACAAGCACTTTCGTATAAGATTGGTCAGCTTACTATATTAAAATTACGAGCCGATGCAGAGTCAGAATTAGGTGACAAGTTTGATCTTAAAGGTTTTCATGATCAAATCTTAACCACTGGTTCATTGCCTATGGCTGT from the Shewanella japonica genome contains:
- a CDS encoding tetratricopeptide repeat protein; protein product: MRKVNTIASALMLTLCSTSLLAVSTAQAAEKCPIEERQSRAVGASAGKKVQRAFERYTEGQLDEAIEILLEVNTKNDFDKAYIGRMIGSFYAEKGQMSTAIKYLKTAVDADILGGTDHAATLRLYADLLLQEKQFKEAIPYYYKWMDFTCKVDPIVYRRVGIAYSELKQWDKVLEVADKGLSLMEKPDKGLYQMKLTSYFNQKKYKEAVKVLEIMVPLFQDDKRLWVQLAQFYLMTEDYTKSLATYDLAYKNGFLETDGNITRLAQLMSQNGAPYNAAKIYEKHMKSGLIKESEKSIKILAGFYHNAKEFKQAAKLYGQAAELTGDAELYLKQGKILAIAEQPKAAIPVFEKALAAGLDEPGDAELELTLAHLSLKQYKSAYKRANRAAKHSKTKRSANSYISYIKEKARINNITL
- a CDS encoding energy transducer TonB; its protein translation is MLRAIVSLILGAAVTFALFIFMAFLVGGGAKRADTKTDSPIIEISMEKQDTKVQDKPRVKPKPPAPPEQPPKPETTPPDTSSDIDTNMAFNMSGVVAGGASTGFKLGNMMTRDGDATPIVRIDPQYPIAAARDGKEGYVQLSFTINELGGIEDVKVIKAEPKRIFDREAVRALKKWKYKPKIIDGKAMKVPGMTVQLDFTLDKGGR
- a CDS encoding DUF885 domain-containing protein; translated protein: MQKTLLAVSVSSLMLLQACSEPEATSAPANTVTTETAAKAVKEQSAEDIYKAMADNYFNDVLALEPIYATYVGVNDYNDQFGGALTEEYLKQRHELNSKYLKQAKAIDADKLPKNLQLSFDMFIYDRHMDLVAESYPEHFMPMNQFYSTVISMVQLGSGESAQPFKTVEDYQNWLGRLSGFINWVKLAQVRMDEGIKSKVVLPKVLVERIIPQLDAQLVETASDSLFYTPISSLPEDFSDQDKAALTKEYTALIQDELLPSLTQLRDYFKDTYLPHARASDGWWGLPNGKEWYQTLANRHTTTTMPVDEIHQIGLSEVSRILSEMDKVREQVGFEGDLTAFFASLSSEPEYFFEDRQGLIDGYMALKDSINKELPKYFNVMPKADYIVKPVESFREKSAAGASYQSPAVDGSRPGVFYINTYNLKAQPKWGMTTLSLHEAAPGHHFQIAIKQELTGIPEFQRFQGYTAFEEGWALYAEYLGIEMGLFKDPYQYFGKLSDEMLRAMRLVVDTGLHSKGWSREQAIQYMKDNSPMAESDIVAEVERYMAIPGQALSYKIGQLTILKLRADAESELGDKFDLKGFHDQILTTGSLPMAVMEKKIARWVESELAK